A genomic window from Brassica oleracea var. oleracea cultivar TO1000 unplaced genomic scaffold, BOL UnpScaffold00986, whole genome shotgun sequence includes:
- the LOC106320626 gene encoding putative F-box protein At1g46984 yields the protein MARVVLSTAEIDEDGESWRKLARLWAMVESFHLSLIQRVQRSENRPRLLFTFYLKNFWEKFLFSAPEYDDDKSSSVLARYDMTISDLDDHRLYNPTTGQIMKVPDEHFVCTLSSSQKQEWRMIENRIDGDLYYRVDQSRIVRFDVRAEKIEIFKTPKKSHLSIAYNSALINYNGKLGRLVGSCTNNLVTLWVLEDVEKREWSSMTHALPYQCGFIHRVFVVCEFGMHAGANMMFRPPFRVCYYDFNKRNRKNGEIRGMEDGDLRGIHGFGVLTGYTGHIENIRFL from the exons ATGGCTAGAGTTGTTTTGTCAACAGCGGAGATTGACGAAGATGGAGAATCGTGGAGGAAGCTTGCACGGCTGTGGGCTATGGTGGAGAGCTTCCACTTGAGTTTGATTCAGCGAGTTCAAAGGAGCGAG AATCGTCCTCGTCTCCTTTTCACGTTCTATCTCAAAAATTTCTGGGAGAAATTCCTCTTCTCGGCTCCTGAATACGACGATGATAAATCCTCCAGTGTCTTGGCAAGATACGACATGACGATCTCGGATCTCGACG ATCACCGTCTATATAATCCCACCACTGGACAGATTATGAAGGTGCCTGAC GAGCATTTCGTGTGCACTCTGAGTTCATCTCAGAAACAAGAGTGGAGAATGATCGAGAACAGG ATTGATGGTGATCTATACTACAGAGTTGATCAGTCAAGAATAGTTAGATTCGATGTTAGAGCAGAGAAGATTGAGATTTTTAAAACACCCAAAAAGTCGCATCTCTCGATAGCATACAACTCAGCTCTAATAAATTACAATGGTAAATTGGGACGTTTAGTAGGTTCTTGCACAAACAATTTGGTGACATTGTGGGTTCTTGAGGATGTTGAGAAACGAGAATGGTCGAGCATGACGCATGCCTTACCTTATCAGTGTGGATTTATTCATAGGGTTTTCGTAGTGTGTGAATTTGGGATGCATGCGGGCGCTAATATGATGTTTCGTCCACCATTTCGTGTTTgttattatgattttaataaaagaaatagaaaaaatgggGAGATCCGAGGAATGGAGGATGGTGATCTCAGAGGTATCCATGGGTTCGGTGTACTAACTGGTTATACAGGTCACATTGAGAATATTAGGTTCTTGTGA